A part of Terriglobus roseus genomic DNA contains:
- a CDS encoding DUF4126 family protein — protein MNLLLVALLGGCSGLRTFTPLAVLCWFAWRNVIHFSGWRNFTASLITVIIVTVIALGELINDKLPKTPSRLIPPQQIARMTAAGFVGLLVAQPLLLSPILAIVTGAIGAVVGTYTGWFVRSRTVAALKCPDLPIALLEDAVAIGLSITFLHLIAVHSVLFLGNQGIGFGK, from the coding sequence ATGAATCTTCTACTGGTTGCGCTGCTCGGCGGGTGTTCAGGTTTGCGGACCTTCACACCTTTAGCGGTTTTGTGCTGGTTTGCGTGGCGAAACGTGATTCATTTCTCGGGATGGAGAAACTTTACGGCGTCGTTGATCACCGTGATTATCGTTACGGTGATTGCGCTGGGTGAGCTGATCAACGACAAGTTGCCCAAGACGCCTTCGCGATTGATCCCACCGCAACAGATTGCTCGCATGACGGCTGCCGGATTTGTGGGGCTGTTGGTGGCACAGCCGCTGCTGCTGTCGCCGATCCTCGCGATTGTGACTGGAGCGATTGGTGCGGTGGTGGGAACTTATACGGGATGGTTCGTTCGTTCACGTACCGTGGCGGCGCTGAAGTGCCCTGATCTTCCCATTGCTCTGTTGGAAGACGCTGTGGCGATTGGGTTGAGCATCACCTTCCTGCACCTGATTGCGGTACACAGCGTGCTGTTCCTTGGGAACCAGGGGATTGGATTCGGCAAGTAA
- a CDS encoding sugar phosphate isomerase/epimerase family protein, with protein MHLNRRQFVATGSFALFAATLRAEAKNCPFRLAVIADEIGSDFEHSCHIAANDFGLSWIEVRDVNGKNITKLNEQETADAKKILAKYNLKVTDAGTPLFKSNFPGAPLSKDGGTKDATKIPKDLSDQFELLEAAIAAARNFGTDRIRCFDFWRIEDAAPFRKDMDAALDKAATIAGKQKMVLILENEMACNTGSGKEAAATLSRVTNPSLMLNWDPGNSGSFPGDVPYPDDYNALPKKRIGHMHVKSVSRNPEGSKRPFQWEPVGKGLIDWTGQLKALKRDGYRYGVSLETHWNSGPGTTKAEIKESSTRISMAGLKQCLKDAGIDC; from the coding sequence ATGCATCTGAATCGCCGCCAGTTTGTTGCGACTGGCTCGTTCGCTCTGTTCGCCGCAACGCTGCGCGCTGAGGCGAAGAACTGTCCCTTCCGCCTCGCGGTCATTGCCGATGAGATTGGTTCGGACTTCGAACATTCCTGCCACATCGCCGCCAACGATTTCGGCCTGTCGTGGATTGAAGTTCGCGACGTGAACGGCAAGAACATCACGAAGCTGAACGAGCAGGAAACAGCAGACGCGAAGAAGATTCTCGCCAAGTACAACCTGAAGGTCACGGACGCAGGCACCCCGCTCTTCAAGAGCAATTTCCCCGGCGCGCCGCTCTCAAAGGATGGCGGCACCAAAGATGCCACCAAGATTCCCAAAGACCTTTCCGATCAGTTTGAACTGCTGGAAGCCGCCATCGCCGCTGCAAGAAACTTCGGCACAGATCGCATCCGCTGCTTCGACTTCTGGCGTATTGAAGATGCCGCGCCCTTCCGCAAGGACATGGACGCAGCGTTGGACAAGGCCGCAACGATCGCTGGCAAGCAGAAGATGGTTCTCATCCTTGAGAACGAAATGGCCTGCAACACAGGCTCCGGCAAGGAAGCAGCGGCGACACTCTCCCGCGTAACCAACCCATCGCTCATGCTCAACTGGGATCCCGGCAACTCCGGTTCGTTCCCCGGCGATGTTCCGTATCCAGACGATTACAACGCGCTGCCGAAGAAGCGTATCGGCCACATGCACGTGAAGTCCGTTTCGCGTAACCCCGAAGGCAGCAAGCGTCCGTTCCAATGGGAGCCCGTGGGCAAGGGCCTCATCGATTGGACTGGCCAGTTGAAGGCTCTCAAGCGCGACGGCTACCGCTATGGCGTCAGCCTCGAAACGCACTGGAACTCTGGCCCCGGCACCACCAAGGCAGAGATCAAGGAATCCTCTACCCGCATCAGCATGGCAGGCCTGAAGCAGTGCCTGAAGGACGCCGGCATCGACTGCTAA
- a CDS encoding TonB-dependent receptor: MSQMTAPASIARAAVILSVLGGAGVAHAQLTTADIIGTVTDASGAAMPNASVTLKSLATNQSRTATTDASGNYLFTLLQPGHYRITVTSNGFKSTTVTDLGVEAGDRARSDVKLELGNVNETVTVEAQTPLLQSENATVSSTVTAQSVQDLPLNGRNYVQLVQLVPGANEGPGNGLTSGGRPDDRRQSSSFSVNGQDDTLNNFIIDGFDNNERVIGTSGVRPNVEGIQEITVQTNSYAPEAGRTAGGVVNIVTKSGSNTFHGSAYEYLRNDVFDSRQVLQTTGSKPELRQNQFGGSIGGRIWRDRTFFFGDYEGFRQVTGVTYQNTVPTIDEYNNINSIGGGSPQALVAQGAGTQGYAINPIALNYLKLFPAPNRAGLTNNYVISPNKTQFSNVFDVRVDHRFNASNLFFGRYTYNHVDSFTPPGLGVVNGLEISGGRYNFSGPATNAAQQYAFDYTHIFSQNLLMDLKAGYTRINNLSLPLNYGKNADTTVGFGPNMNFSQYSNVLTPIQFGPFNDIGDGAYVPLQDIDNTFQYSGAVSWTKGNHNVKFGAGLIRRQARNVQSAFPAGQYGFGLISDNVPGNQKKQQDNQLASSLVGAFSSASRNYDLVPPDYRSWEPSFFAQDSWKATPNLTVIYGVRYDLFTPFTEAHGRISNFDFDQAKTLNATNIAQALKVPGQNGVGGTAGIGTDYSNVAPRLGFSWSVSPNTVLRGGYGLSYFPGNYTSNADLKNAPFVSVYSPNCVSSIGYQIQASQGVAPTATNPDCGTVPGAYPTFSQGLPLPVAQTINSPGLSFIAESTKFRSAMIQQFNLQVQQQFGANVFTIGYVGNLGQHLPQTINDINVPKPGNSVSGGASSARPLSAALPNLAGVGWMLSEGVSNYNSLQTSFQRRFVKGLSFDANYTWAKGMNDVTGFSQEGAQGAYNADPTNIRNIDYGIAENDIQNRFALSLNYQFWAGHQFGNALERVAFGGWQMNTISVWQTGKPFSILNNTSAGGYNNRATPINNGGTDRPNLIGDPRAGGQSFAHWFNTAAFAPQPLGTVGNVQRNSLFGPHFRHVDLSLFKDFAVTERAKIQFRAEAFNISNTPSWIISQGSGNVQLGNTAFGTVTAVDPNYTPRLIQFALKLNF; this comes from the coding sequence ATGAGCCAGATGACGGCACCCGCGAGCATTGCGCGGGCCGCCGTCATACTTTCCGTACTGGGAGGCGCCGGTGTGGCGCATGCCCAATTGACGACAGCAGACATTATTGGGACCGTGACCGACGCCTCTGGCGCGGCAATGCCAAACGCAAGTGTCACGCTGAAGAGTCTTGCCACGAACCAAAGCCGCACGGCGACCACAGATGCCAGCGGCAACTACCTGTTTACCCTGCTGCAGCCGGGACACTACCGCATTACAGTGACCAGCAACGGATTCAAGTCCACCACGGTGACGGACCTGGGAGTGGAAGCCGGTGACCGTGCACGTTCTGACGTGAAGCTGGAACTGGGCAATGTGAACGAGACCGTCACAGTCGAAGCGCAGACTCCGCTGCTGCAGAGCGAGAACGCGACCGTCAGCTCAACCGTGACGGCGCAGAGCGTGCAGGACCTGCCGCTGAATGGCCGCAACTATGTACAGCTGGTGCAACTGGTTCCCGGAGCGAACGAAGGCCCCGGCAACGGTTTGACCAGCGGCGGCCGACCGGACGATCGTCGTCAGTCAAGCTCGTTCAGCGTGAACGGACAGGACGATACGCTGAACAACTTCATCATTGATGGCTTTGACAACAACGAGCGCGTGATTGGTACCAGCGGCGTTCGTCCGAATGTGGAAGGCATTCAGGAGATCACCGTTCAGACGAACAGCTATGCACCGGAAGCCGGACGTACGGCGGGTGGCGTGGTGAACATTGTTACGAAGAGCGGATCGAATACCTTCCACGGCAGCGCCTACGAATATCTTCGCAACGATGTCTTCGATTCGCGGCAGGTGTTGCAGACAACTGGCAGCAAGCCAGAACTACGGCAGAACCAGTTTGGTGGATCGATTGGTGGACGTATCTGGCGAGATCGGACGTTCTTCTTTGGTGACTATGAAGGCTTCCGCCAGGTGACTGGAGTCACCTATCAAAACACGGTGCCGACCATTGATGAGTACAACAACATCAACAGCATTGGCGGCGGCAGTCCGCAGGCGCTGGTGGCGCAGGGTGCGGGAACGCAGGGATATGCGATCAATCCGATTGCGTTGAACTACCTGAAGCTGTTCCCGGCACCGAATCGCGCGGGGTTAACGAACAACTACGTCATCAGCCCGAACAAGACACAGTTCAGCAATGTGTTTGATGTGCGTGTTGATCATCGTTTCAACGCGAGCAATCTGTTCTTTGGTCGTTACACGTACAACCATGTGGATTCGTTTACGCCGCCGGGGTTGGGTGTGGTGAACGGATTGGAAATCTCAGGTGGTCGCTATAACTTTTCCGGTCCTGCGACGAACGCGGCACAACAGTACGCCTTCGACTACACGCATATCTTTTCGCAGAACCTGCTGATGGATTTGAAGGCGGGGTATACGCGCATTAACAACCTGTCGTTGCCGCTGAACTATGGCAAGAACGCGGATACGACGGTGGGCTTTGGTCCGAATATGAACTTCAGCCAGTACTCGAATGTGTTGACGCCGATTCAGTTTGGTCCGTTCAACGACATTGGTGATGGCGCGTACGTTCCGCTGCAGGACATTGACAACACGTTCCAGTACAGCGGGGCGGTGAGTTGGACGAAGGGCAATCACAATGTGAAGTTTGGGGCGGGGCTTATCCGCAGACAGGCTCGCAATGTACAGAGTGCGTTTCCTGCAGGCCAGTATGGCTTTGGTCTGATCAGCGACAACGTTCCGGGCAATCAGAAGAAGCAGCAGGACAATCAACTGGCCAGTTCGCTGGTGGGTGCGTTCTCGTCTGCGAGCCGCAACTATGACCTGGTGCCACCTGACTATCGTTCGTGGGAGCCGAGCTTCTTCGCACAGGATAGCTGGAAGGCGACGCCCAATCTGACGGTGATCTATGGCGTTCGGTATGACCTGTTCACGCCGTTCACGGAAGCGCATGGTCGGATTTCAAACTTTGACTTCGACCAGGCGAAGACGCTGAACGCCACGAACATTGCGCAGGCGCTGAAGGTGCCGGGGCAGAACGGTGTGGGCGGTACGGCAGGCATTGGGACCGACTACAGCAATGTGGCTCCACGACTGGGTTTCTCTTGGTCTGTGTCGCCGAATACGGTGCTGCGTGGTGGCTATGGTCTGAGCTACTTCCCGGGCAACTACACGTCGAACGCTGATCTGAAGAATGCGCCGTTTGTTTCGGTGTATTCGCCGAACTGCGTGTCGTCGATCGGCTATCAGATTCAGGCGTCGCAGGGCGTTGCTCCTACGGCGACGAATCCGGATTGCGGCACGGTACCGGGTGCTTATCCGACGTTCAGCCAAGGCTTGCCGCTGCCGGTGGCGCAGACGATCAACTCGCCGGGGCTTAGCTTCATTGCGGAGTCGACGAAGTTCCGGTCTGCAATGATTCAGCAGTTCAACCTGCAGGTGCAGCAGCAGTTTGGCGCCAATGTGTTCACGATTGGTTATGTGGGCAACCTGGGCCAGCACCTGCCGCAGACGATCAACGACATCAACGTGCCGAAGCCGGGTAACAGCGTGAGTGGCGGTGCTTCGAGTGCGCGTCCGCTGAGCGCTGCTCTGCCGAACCTGGCGGGTGTGGGATGGATGTTGAGCGAAGGCGTGTCGAACTACAACTCGTTGCAGACGAGCTTCCAGAGGCGTTTTGTGAAGGGGCTGTCGTTTGACGCGAACTACACCTGGGCGAAGGGCATGAACGATGTGACCGGCTTCAGCCAGGAGGGTGCGCAGGGTGCTTACAACGCCGATCCCACGAACATTCGGAACATTGACTATGGCATTGCGGAAAACGATATTCAGAACCGCTTTGCTCTGTCGTTGAACTACCAGTTCTGGGCAGGACACCAGTTTGGCAATGCGTTGGAGCGGGTCGCGTTCGGTGGATGGCAGATGAACACGATCAGCGTATGGCAGACGGGTAAACCGTTCTCCATCCTGAACAACACGTCGGCAGGCGGCTATAACAACCGCGCTACGCCGATCAACAACGGCGGCACCGACCGTCCGAACCTGATTGGCGATCCGCGCGCGGGTGGTCAGAGCTTTGCGCACTGGTTCAACACGGCGGCGTTTGCGCCACAGCCGCTGGGAACCGTGGGTAACGTGCAGCGCAATTCGCTGTTTGGACCCCACTTCCGCCACGTGGATCTGTCGCTGTTCAAGGACTTCGCGGTGACGGAGCGCGCCAAGATTCAGTTCCGCGCCGAGGCGTTCAACATTTCGAACACTCCGAGCTGGATCATTAGCCAGGGCAGCGGCAATGTGCAGCTTGGCAACACGGCTTTCGGCACGGTAACGGCAGTGGACCCCAATTACACGCCACGCCTGATCCAATTTGCGCTGAAGCTCAACTTTTAA
- a CDS encoding carboxypeptidase-like regulatory domain-containing protein encodes MAFKSVVRRRLIRRMVTSAIVLAALPAAFVGIRAQITRNPLRSVSGAVTDGSREPLRGAVVQIEAEDTLVIQSYVTDERGTYHFRNLRPDADYRVWATFRGQRSKTQEMSKFDRKPDREISLSIELGKD; translated from the coding sequence ATGGCATTTAAATCCGTTGTCCGCCGCAGGCTCATCCGACGCATGGTCACGTCTGCGATCGTTCTGGCGGCACTTCCGGCTGCATTCGTTGGAATCAGGGCGCAGATTACGCGCAATCCGCTGCGCAGCGTCAGCGGGGCGGTTACAGATGGCAGCAGGGAGCCTCTGCGCGGAGCCGTCGTCCAGATTGAGGCAGAAGACACGCTCGTCATCCAGAGCTACGTCACGGATGAACGCGGAACCTACCACTTCCGCAACCTCCGCCCCGACGCCGACTACCGCGTTTGGGCCACCTTCCGGGGCCAACGCTCAAAAACGCAGGAGATGAGCAAATTTGATCGCAAACCGGATCGCGAAATCTCTCTCTCCATCGAGCTGGGCAAGGACTAA
- the bamA gene encoding outer membrane protein assembly factor BamA — MGSEGVVIKTVEQGVANVPEHQPRQERFSSLHRLIGVSRAIGSRGTTGLAAAAVLLCGTATTGIAKAQAAPAPAASAGTGEILCAPQVVGNRRYPKESIIARLFSRQGSQYDPATVERDFNSLWNSGFFESVQIEKAEGSGCTQLIVYVREKPTIGEINYKGLNAVTVSDVLERDKKAKVGVSVESQYDPTKIKRKEVILKQLLAEHGHQFATVRTEVKTIPPARVAVTFIVKEGPTVKVGKIGFKGNERINSRTLRAAMKNSKPIGIPHSIILEDLFARTFDATKLDEDVERVRMVYRERGYFKVQPGEPLTKVRDSGGFNIFTMHPTHGKRIDIEIPLEEGSRYKLEAIKFTGYDKTVVNTNALRAQFAEKDGDYFNATVFGKGLENLRKAYGSLGFINMAAVPTPTFDEQKKTITLTIDIDAGKRFYVSRIEFSGNTITRDRVIRRELMLEEGQQYNNQAWENSILRLNQLNYFETLKADQDSETRTNNDEGTVDLLLKLKEKGKNSIGLNGGLSGLSGSFIGLNYETNNFLGLGETLSVVANIGDLSRNLTFGFTEPYLRNKPISVGFQVFAQKYDYNPAKSYAAAGASQNLSNAQQSLLTNYNQSSTGLTLSASTPLRHVFKHAVGITRVGVSYALSRSNITTFNENTRNVFETLNYRSGLQTSNALGGIISSIITPSFTYSSVDRAAGPHSGRDFNLAIQVAGAGGNVKYFSPVASFRQFYPMKGLRINREGHNVLGMRAQLAHVEGFGGQVAPPFNRVYGGGESDIRGFDIRSATPYVFIPTRVQFNLTNPDGSTVPRDPSNNTLGNAQIPLPIYRLVTVGGDTSFTGNLEYRIPIVSQVTFAFFTDFNLTFNAVPSQLQQSVLGAASLSSPLYGCSNFVNGACTGGKQLSFPTRLQTAPGTNFVPRMSNGVEFQVVLPIVNAPFRLFYAYNPLRLYETLPQKLATDAATFQSFFPNSAAGRYTYAQALQFYGADYILREPRKTLRLSVSTTF, encoded by the coding sequence ATGGGCAGTGAGGGTGTTGTTATCAAAACCGTAGAACAGGGCGTTGCAAACGTCCCAGAGCATCAGCCAAGACAAGAGCGGTTCTCCTCACTTCATCGTTTGATCGGAGTTAGTCGCGCCATCGGCAGCCGTGGAACCACAGGGCTGGCTGCCGCCGCAGTATTACTTTGCGGCACCGCGACCACAGGAATCGCCAAGGCGCAGGCAGCACCAGCTCCTGCCGCATCTGCAGGCACGGGAGAAATCCTTTGCGCACCGCAGGTGGTCGGCAACCGGCGCTATCCGAAGGAATCGATCATTGCGCGTCTTTTCTCGCGGCAGGGTTCGCAGTATGACCCGGCGACCGTGGAACGCGATTTCAACTCGCTGTGGAACTCCGGCTTCTTTGAGTCCGTGCAGATTGAAAAGGCCGAAGGCAGTGGCTGCACCCAGCTGATTGTCTATGTGCGCGAAAAGCCCACTATTGGCGAAATCAATTACAAGGGCCTGAACGCGGTCACCGTCTCTGACGTGCTGGAACGCGATAAGAAGGCCAAGGTCGGCGTCTCTGTCGAGAGCCAGTACGACCCCACCAAGATCAAGCGCAAGGAAGTGATCCTGAAGCAGCTTCTGGCCGAGCACGGCCACCAGTTTGCTACCGTGCGCACGGAAGTGAAGACGATTCCGCCGGCACGTGTTGCGGTGACCTTCATTGTGAAGGAAGGCCCGACCGTTAAGGTTGGCAAGATCGGCTTCAAGGGTAACGAGCGCATCAACAGCCGCACACTGCGCGCTGCGATGAAGAACTCAAAGCCCATTGGTATTCCGCACTCCATCATCCTGGAAGACCTGTTTGCGCGCACGTTTGACGCAACCAAGCTGGACGAGGACGTGGAGCGCGTGCGCATGGTTTACCGTGAGCGCGGCTACTTCAAGGTGCAGCCGGGCGAACCGCTGACCAAGGTACGCGACAGCGGTGGGTTCAACATCTTCACGATGCACCCGACCCACGGCAAGCGCATTGACATTGAGATTCCGTTGGAAGAAGGCTCCCGCTACAAGCTGGAAGCCATCAAGTTCACCGGCTACGACAAGACTGTTGTAAACACGAATGCGCTGCGTGCGCAGTTTGCAGAGAAGGATGGCGATTACTTCAACGCCACCGTCTTCGGCAAGGGTCTGGAAAATCTTCGTAAGGCGTATGGCTCGCTCGGCTTCATCAACATGGCCGCTGTTCCCACGCCGACCTTTGATGAGCAGAAGAAGACCATTACGCTGACCATCGACATTGATGCCGGTAAGCGTTTCTATGTGTCGCGCATTGAGTTCAGCGGCAACACCATTACGCGTGACCGCGTGATCCGCCGCGAACTGATGCTGGAAGAAGGTCAGCAGTACAACAACCAGGCATGGGAAAACTCCATCCTGCGTTTGAACCAGCTGAACTACTTCGAAACACTGAAGGCCGACCAGGACAGCGAAACCCGCACCAACAACGACGAAGGCACGGTTGACCTGCTGCTGAAGCTGAAGGAAAAGGGCAAGAACTCCATCGGCTTGAACGGCGGTCTGTCTGGTCTGAGCGGTTCGTTCATCGGTTTGAACTACGAGACGAACAACTTCCTTGGTTTGGGTGAAACGCTCTCAGTCGTAGCGAACATCGGCGATCTGTCGCGTAACCTGACCTTCGGCTTTACGGAGCCGTATCTGCGCAACAAGCCGATCTCGGTTGGCTTCCAGGTGTTTGCGCAGAAGTACGATTACAACCCGGCGAAGAGCTATGCAGCTGCGGGTGCGAGCCAGAACCTGAGCAACGCGCAGCAGTCGCTGCTGACGAACTATAACCAGTCCAGCACTGGTCTGACGTTGTCGGCATCCACGCCGCTGCGCCATGTGTTCAAGCATGCGGTTGGCATTACGCGTGTGGGTGTTTCGTATGCGCTGTCGCGTTCGAACATCACGACCTTTAACGAGAACACCCGCAACGTGTTTGAAACGCTGAACTATCGCAGCGGTCTGCAGACATCGAATGCGCTGGGCGGCATCATCTCGTCGATCATTACGCCTTCGTTCACGTACTCTTCGGTGGATCGTGCGGCTGGTCCTCACTCCGGACGCGACTTCAACCTGGCAATCCAGGTGGCTGGTGCGGGCGGTAACGTGAAGTACTTCTCGCCCGTGGCATCGTTCCGCCAGTTCTACCCGATGAAGGGTCTGCGGATTAACCGCGAAGGCCACAACGTGCTGGGTATGCGTGCACAGTTGGCACACGTGGAAGGCTTTGGCGGACAGGTTGCTCCTCCGTTTAACCGTGTATACGGTGGCGGCGAAAGCGATATCCGCGGCTTCGATATCCGTTCGGCAACACCGTACGTGTTCATTCCGACGCGCGTGCAGTTCAACCTGACGAACCCGGATGGTTCCACGGTTCCACGTGATCCTTCGAACAACACGCTGGGCAACGCACAGATTCCGTTGCCGATCTACCGCCTGGTGACGGTGGGTGGCGATACGTCGTTCACGGGCAATCTGGAATACCGTATCCCGATCGTTTCGCAGGTCACGTTCGCGTTCTTCACGGACTTCAACCTGACGTTCAACGCGGTTCCGAGCCAGTTGCAACAGAGCGTGCTGGGTGCGGCTTCACTGTCGAGCCCGCTGTATGGTTGCAGCAACTTCGTCAACGGCGCCTGCACCGGCGGCAAGCAGTTGAGCTTCCCGACGCGTCTGCAGACAGCACCGGGCACGAACTTTGTGCCGCGTATGTCAAACGGTGTGGAGTTCCAGGTGGTGCTGCCGATCGTGAATGCGCCGTTCCGCCTGTTCTACGCGTATAACCCGCTGCGCCTGTACGAGACGCTGCCGCAGAAGCTGGCTACGGATGCAGCTACCTTCCAGAGCTTCTTCCCGAACTCCGCTGCTGGCCGCTACACCTACGCACAGGCACTGCAGTTCTATGGTGCGGACTACATTCTGCGCGAACCGCGTAAGACACTTCGTCTGAGCGTCAGCACAACGTTCTAA
- a CDS encoding carboxylesterase/lipase family protein, giving the protein MLLKRVWVACVALLFPCTLLLAQAAPTVKTTQGDASGKWIRNGSQKAFLGLPYAAPPVGDLRWKAPQPPARWSGVRDATKFGARCEQWHVWDDYIFQDAGPSEDCLFLNVYTPAKAKATSKLPVMVWIHGGGFIAGAGSEPRYSDSPLVDRGVVLVTLNYRLGVFGFLATNDLAKENGGHAGNYGLMDVVAALQWVKANIGAFGGDAGNVTIFGESAGSFAVSALTVTPSAHGLFHKFIGESGALFNGAIPMGTMDQRGKRDQMWADSTGAKSLADLRAMPADKVLDSVKNSRGAGFSPVQDGVFLPESLADAYAAGHQAHVPAIIGWNHDERTGTLSKDMTAVKWKAYATEHYGARADEFLKAFPGDTDEQAIRSADDLTTAQFIALAPWKWAEADVATGKVPVYRYRFDQLSPAERLHPLPRAFHSAELEYVFGTQDVRQGATWKPEARTLSMQMMDYWTNFAKTGDPNGRGLPKWPRYDQDKAVIHLDSTITAGPDSTRAEFEFLTSAEAKH; this is encoded by the coding sequence ATGTTGTTGAAGCGTGTTTGGGTGGCTTGTGTGGCCCTGTTATTTCCTTGCACCTTGCTGCTGGCGCAAGCTGCGCCGACCGTGAAGACGACGCAGGGAGATGCGTCGGGTAAGTGGATTCGCAACGGTTCGCAGAAGGCGTTTCTTGGACTGCCGTATGCCGCGCCTCCTGTGGGCGATCTGCGTTGGAAGGCGCCGCAACCGCCTGCGCGCTGGAGCGGCGTGCGTGACGCGACGAAGTTTGGTGCGCGTTGCGAGCAGTGGCATGTGTGGGACGACTACATTTTTCAGGATGCCGGGCCTTCGGAAGATTGCCTGTTCCTGAATGTCTACACGCCGGCAAAAGCGAAGGCGACCAGCAAGCTGCCGGTAATGGTGTGGATCCATGGCGGAGGCTTTATTGCTGGTGCGGGATCTGAGCCTCGGTACTCGGATTCGCCGCTGGTGGATCGTGGCGTGGTGCTGGTGACCCTGAACTATCGGCTGGGTGTGTTTGGCTTTCTTGCGACGAATGACCTAGCGAAAGAGAACGGTGGTCATGCGGGCAACTATGGCTTGATGGACGTGGTGGCCGCGCTGCAGTGGGTGAAGGCGAACATTGGTGCGTTCGGCGGCGATGCCGGGAACGTGACGATCTTTGGTGAGAGTGCCGGGTCGTTTGCGGTGAGTGCGCTGACCGTTACGCCGAGTGCGCATGGGCTGTTCCACAAATTCATTGGTGAGAGTGGTGCGTTGTTTAACGGCGCTATCCCTATGGGCACGATGGATCAACGCGGCAAGCGCGATCAGATGTGGGCTGACTCTACCGGTGCAAAGAGTCTTGCAGACTTGCGCGCTATGCCTGCAGACAAGGTTCTGGACTCAGTAAAAAACAGCCGAGGCGCTGGCTTTTCGCCGGTGCAGGATGGAGTGTTTCTTCCGGAGTCGTTGGCGGACGCTTATGCTGCGGGGCATCAGGCGCATGTGCCTGCCATCATTGGCTGGAATCATGATGAACGCACTGGCACGCTTAGCAAGGACATGACTGCGGTGAAGTGGAAAGCTTATGCGACGGAACACTATGGCGCGCGTGCAGATGAATTTTTGAAAGCCTTTCCGGGTGATACGGACGAGCAGGCTATTCGTTCTGCGGACGATCTGACGACTGCGCAGTTCATTGCGCTGGCCCCTTGGAAGTGGGCGGAGGCGGATGTGGCGACGGGCAAGGTGCCGGTCTATCGTTATCGCTTTGATCAGCTGTCACCGGCGGAACGGCTTCATCCTTTGCCGAGAGCCTTCCATTCAGCGGAGCTAGAGTATGTCTTTGGCACGCAGGATGTGCGGCAGGGTGCGACGTGGAAGCCTGAGGCGCGGACGCTGAGCATGCAGATGATGGATTACTGGACGAACTTTGCGAAGACTGGCGATCCGAATGGGAGGGGTCTGCCGAAGTGGCCTCGTTATGACCAGGACAAGGCTGTGATTCATCTGGACAGCACGATTACTGCTGGCCCGGATAGCACTCGCGCGGAGTTTGAGTTTTTGACGAGCGCTGAGGCGAAGCACTAA
- a CDS encoding aldo/keto reductase, with translation MKTRTLGKNLKVSALGYGCMGLSFGLGPATDKTEALHILRTAYDSGVTFFDTAEAYGPFANEELVGEALQSVRDKVVIASKFGFKGGVSTAGTDSRPENVRAYVEAALKRLRTDRIDLLYQHRVDPNVPIEDVAGAVKELIATGKVLHFGMSEAGAAAIRKAHAVQPVTALQSEYSLWWREPEKEIIPTLEELGIGFVPFSPLGKGFLTGAISQEQQFPDGDFRKIVPRFSEENRKANQKLVDTLGTLADEKGVTRAQIALAWLLAQKPWIVPIPGTTKISRLQENLGAANVDLTAADLSQIESALKDIEVQGERYPASFQALVNR, from the coding sequence ATGAAAACACGCACACTCGGAAAGAATCTGAAAGTCTCCGCGCTCGGCTACGGCTGCATGGGCCTCAGCTTCGGTCTTGGCCCGGCCACGGACAAGACAGAAGCTCTGCACATCCTGCGCACCGCCTATGACAGCGGCGTCACCTTCTTCGATACGGCAGAGGCATACGGCCCATTCGCCAACGAAGAACTCGTAGGCGAAGCGCTGCAGTCCGTCCGCGACAAGGTCGTCATCGCCAGCAAGTTCGGCTTTAAAGGGGGCGTCTCCACCGCTGGAACGGACAGCCGCCCGGAAAACGTCCGCGCCTATGTTGAAGCAGCACTCAAGCGCCTTCGCACCGACCGTATCGACCTGTTGTACCAACATCGTGTCGATCCCAACGTGCCCATTGAAGATGTTGCAGGCGCTGTGAAAGAACTCATCGCCACCGGCAAGGTACTTCACTTCGGAATGTCTGAGGCGGGAGCTGCCGCCATCCGCAAAGCACACGCCGTGCAGCCCGTAACAGCACTGCAAAGCGAGTACTCCCTGTGGTGGCGCGAGCCGGAAAAGGAAATCATTCCCACGCTGGAAGAACTCGGCATCGGCTTTGTGCCCTTCAGCCCGCTCGGCAAGGGCTTCCTCACCGGCGCCATCTCGCAGGAGCAGCAGTTCCCCGACGGCGACTTCCGCAAGATCGTCCCACGCTTCAGCGAAGAAAACCGCAAGGCCAACCAGAAGCTGGTGGACACCCTCGGCACCCTCGCTGACGAAAAGGGCGTAACCCGCGCGCAGATCGCACTGGCATGGCTCCTCGCACAGAAGCCATGGATCGTCCCCATCCCCGGAACCACGAAGATCTCGCGCCTGCAGGAAAACCTCGGCGCAGCCAACGTGGACCTTACCGCAGCCGACCTCAGCCAGATCGAAAGCGCCCTCAAGGACATTGAGGTACAAGGCGAACGCTACCCCGCCAGCTTCCAGGCCCTGGTCAACCGCTAA